A window of the Equus przewalskii isolate Varuska chromosome 10, EquPr2, whole genome shotgun sequence genome harbors these coding sequences:
- the LOC103546555 gene encoding CMRF35-like molecule 5 isoform X4, with amino-acid sequence MGDMTVWLAPVLLLLFLPGSFDIRGPKVMRGPERGSLTVRCRYGPGWKTHRKWWCRGVDWARCKILVITTGSEQEVERDRVSIRDDQRNLTFTVTMEELRRDDEDTYWCGIERTGADPGFQVKVTIDPAPVTPEETRVSPTVTSHHSESRSLLSSVHFLLLLFLEVPLLLTMLSAVLWVNRPQRSSWGTQSQLGHENQ; translated from the exons ATGGGAGACATGACCGTGTGGCTGGCTCCTGttctgctccttctcttcctcccgg GCTCATTTGACATCAGGGGTCCAAAAGTGATGAGAGGTCCAGAGCGGGGCTCGTTGACTGTGCGGTGTCGCTATGGCCCAGGATGGAAGACCCACAGGAAGTGGTGGTGTCGAGGAGTTGATTGGGCTAGGTGCAAGATCCTTGTTATAACCACTGGATCAGAGCAGGAGGTGGAGCGGGACCGTGTGTCCATCAGGGACGATCAGAGAAACCTCACGTTCACCGTGACCATGGAGGAGCTCAGGCGAGACGATGAAGACACTTACTGGTGTGGGATTGAGAGAACtggagctgacccgggattccaAGTTAAAGTGACCATTGACCCAG CACCAGTCACCCCAGAAGAGACCCGAGTCTCCCCAACTGTGACCAGCCACCACTCCGAGAGCAG GTCCCTGCTCAGCAGCGTCCActtcctgctgctgctcttcCTGGAGGTGCCCCTGCTCCTGACCATGCTCAGTGCTGTCCTCTGGGTGAACAGACCTCAGAGAAGCTCCTGGGGGACGCAGAGTCAGCTGGGTCATGAGAACCAGTAA
- the LOC103546555 gene encoding CMRF35-like molecule 5 isoform X2, producing the protein MGDMTVWLAPVLLLLFLPGSFDIRGPKVMRGPERGSLTVRCRYGPGWKTHRKWWCRGVDWARCKILVITTGSEQEVERDRVSIRDDQRNLTFTVTMEELRRDDEDTYWCGIERTGADPGFQVKVTIDPAPTTASTTTAMSTAPVTPEETRVSPTVTSHHSESRSLLSSVHFLLLLFLEVPLLLTMLSAVLWVNRPQRSSWGTQSQLGHENQ; encoded by the exons ATGGGAGACATGACCGTGTGGCTGGCTCCTGttctgctccttctcttcctcccgg GCTCATTTGACATCAGGGGTCCAAAAGTGATGAGAGGTCCAGAGCGGGGCTCGTTGACTGTGCGGTGTCGCTATGGCCCAGGATGGAAGACCCACAGGAAGTGGTGGTGTCGAGGAGTTGATTGGGCTAGGTGCAAGATCCTTGTTATAACCACTGGATCAGAGCAGGAGGTGGAGCGGGACCGTGTGTCCATCAGGGACGATCAGAGAAACCTCACGTTCACCGTGACCATGGAGGAGCTCAGGCGAGACGATGAAGACACTTACTGGTGTGGGATTGAGAGAACtggagctgacccgggattccaAGTTAAAGTGACCATTGACCCAG CGCCAACTACAGCGTCGACCACCACCGCCATGTCCACAGCACCAGTCACCCCAGAAGAGACCCGAGTCTCCCCAACTGTGACCAGCCACCACTCCGAGAGCAG GTCCCTGCTCAGCAGCGTCCActtcctgctgctgctcttcCTGGAGGTGCCCCTGCTCCTGACCATGCTCAGTGCTGTCCTCTGGGTGAACAGACCTCAGAGAAGCTCCTGGGGGACGCAGAGTCAGCTGGGTCATGAGAACCAGTAA
- the LOC103546555 gene encoding CMRF35-like molecule 6 isoform X1: MGDMTVWLAPVLLLLFLPGSFDIRGPKVMRGPERGSLTVRCRYGPGWKTHRKWWCRGVDWARCKILVITTGSEQEVERDRVSIRDDQRNLTFTVTMEELRRDDEDTYWCGIERTGADPGFQVKVTIDPGPAQRPPWTRAQPHLPLRLYVSWRPWRYERSRLSAPPHGPAPGSSGQGSPQAPRLRATCRAAGVLAGRVVCNLVCMPSANYSVDHHRHVHSTSHPRRDPSLPNCDQPPLREQVPAQQRPLPAAALPGGAPAPDHAQCCPLGEQTSEKLLGDAESAGS, translated from the exons ATGGGAGACATGACCGTGTGGCTGGCTCCTGttctgctccttctcttcctcccgg GCTCATTTGACATCAGGGGTCCAAAAGTGATGAGAGGTCCAGAGCGGGGCTCGTTGACTGTGCGGTGTCGCTATGGCCCAGGATGGAAGACCCACAGGAAGTGGTGGTGTCGAGGAGTTGATTGGGCTAGGTGCAAGATCCTTGTTATAACCACTGGATCAGAGCAGGAGGTGGAGCGGGACCGTGTGTCCATCAGGGACGATCAGAGAAACCTCACGTTCACCGTGACCATGGAGGAGCTCAGGCGAGACGATGAAGACACTTACTGGTGTGGGATTGAGAGAACtggagctgacccgggattccaAGTTAAAGTGACCATTGACCCAG ggcCTGCTCAACGTCCTCCCTGGACCCGtgcccagccccacctgcctctGAGGCTCTACGTCTCCTGGAGGCCATGGAGATATGAGCGGTCCAGGCTATCAGCCCCTCCCCATGGCCCTGCTCCAGGCTCCTCAGGCCAGGGCAGCCCTCAGGCCCCCAGACTCAGAGCCACGTGCAGGGCTGCAGGTGTGTTAGCAGGCAGAGTAGTGTGTAATCTGGTCTGTATGCCCAGCGCCAACTACAGCGTCGACCACCACCGCCATGTCCACAGCACCAGTCACCCCAGAAGAGACCCGAGTCTCCCCAACTGTGACCAGCCACCACTCCGAGAGCAG GTCCCTGCTCAGCAGCGTCCActtcctgctgctgctcttcCTGGAGGTGCCCCTGCTCCTGACCATGCTCAGTGCTGTCCTCTGGGTGAACAGACCTCAGAGAAGCTCCTGGGGGACGCAGAGTCAGCTGGGTCATGA
- the LOC103546555 gene encoding CMRF35-like molecule 1 isoform X5: MGGSFDIRGPKVMRGPERGSLTVRCRYGPGWKTHRKWWCRGVDWARCKILVITTGSEQEVERDRVSIRDDQRNLTFTVTMEELRRDDEDTYWCGIERTGADPGFQVKVTIDPAPVTPEETRVSPTVTSHHSESRSLLSSVHFLLLLFLEVPLLLTMLSAVLWVNRPQRSSWGTQSQLGHENQ, from the exons ATGGGAG GCTCATTTGACATCAGGGGTCCAAAAGTGATGAGAGGTCCAGAGCGGGGCTCGTTGACTGTGCGGTGTCGCTATGGCCCAGGATGGAAGACCCACAGGAAGTGGTGGTGTCGAGGAGTTGATTGGGCTAGGTGCAAGATCCTTGTTATAACCACTGGATCAGAGCAGGAGGTGGAGCGGGACCGTGTGTCCATCAGGGACGATCAGAGAAACCTCACGTTCACCGTGACCATGGAGGAGCTCAGGCGAGACGATGAAGACACTTACTGGTGTGGGATTGAGAGAACtggagctgacccgggattccaAGTTAAAGTGACCATTGACCCAG CACCAGTCACCCCAGAAGAGACCCGAGTCTCCCCAACTGTGACCAGCCACCACTCCGAGAGCAG GTCCCTGCTCAGCAGCGTCCActtcctgctgctgctcttcCTGGAGGTGCCCCTGCTCCTGACCATGCTCAGTGCTGTCCTCTGGGTGAACAGACCTCAGAGAAGCTCCTGGGGGACGCAGAGTCAGCTGGGTCATGAGAACCAGTAA
- the LOC103546555 gene encoding CMRF35-like molecule 5 isoform X3 encodes MGGSFDIRGPKVMRGPERGSLTVRCRYGPGWKTHRKWWCRGVDWARCKILVITTGSEQEVERDRVSIRDDQRNLTFTVTMEELRRDDEDTYWCGIERTGADPGFQVKVTIDPAPTTASTTTAMSTAPVTPEETRVSPTVTSHHSESRSLLSSVHFLLLLFLEVPLLLTMLSAVLWVNRPQRSSWGTQSQLGHENQ; translated from the exons ATGGGAG GCTCATTTGACATCAGGGGTCCAAAAGTGATGAGAGGTCCAGAGCGGGGCTCGTTGACTGTGCGGTGTCGCTATGGCCCAGGATGGAAGACCCACAGGAAGTGGTGGTGTCGAGGAGTTGATTGGGCTAGGTGCAAGATCCTTGTTATAACCACTGGATCAGAGCAGGAGGTGGAGCGGGACCGTGTGTCCATCAGGGACGATCAGAGAAACCTCACGTTCACCGTGACCATGGAGGAGCTCAGGCGAGACGATGAAGACACTTACTGGTGTGGGATTGAGAGAACtggagctgacccgggattccaAGTTAAAGTGACCATTGACCCAG CGCCAACTACAGCGTCGACCACCACCGCCATGTCCACAGCACCAGTCACCCCAGAAGAGACCCGAGTCTCCCCAACTGTGACCAGCCACCACTCCGAGAGCAG GTCCCTGCTCAGCAGCGTCCActtcctgctgctgctcttcCTGGAGGTGCCCCTGCTCCTGACCATGCTCAGTGCTGTCCTCTGGGTGAACAGACCTCAGAGAAGCTCCTGGGGGACGCAGAGTCAGCTGGGTCATGAGAACCAGTAA
- the LOC103546555 gene encoding CMRF35-like molecule 1 isoform X7 encodes MRGPERGSLTVRCRYGPGWKTHRKWWCRGVDWARCKILVITTGSEQEVERDRVSIRDDQRNLTFTVTMEELRRDDEDTYWCGIERTGADPGFQVKVTIDPAPVTPEETRVSPTVTSHHSESRSLLSSVHFLLLLFLEVPLLLTMLSAVLWVNRPQRSSWGTQSQLGHENQ; translated from the exons ATGAGAGGTCCAGAGCGGGGCTCGTTGACTGTGCGGTGTCGCTATGGCCCAGGATGGAAGACCCACAGGAAGTGGTGGTGTCGAGGAGTTGATTGGGCTAGGTGCAAGATCCTTGTTATAACCACTGGATCAGAGCAGGAGGTGGAGCGGGACCGTGTGTCCATCAGGGACGATCAGAGAAACCTCACGTTCACCGTGACCATGGAGGAGCTCAGGCGAGACGATGAAGACACTTACTGGTGTGGGATTGAGAGAACtggagctgacccgggattccaAGTTAAAGTGACCATTGACCCAG CACCAGTCACCCCAGAAGAGACCCGAGTCTCCCCAACTGTGACCAGCCACCACTCCGAGAGCAG GTCCCTGCTCAGCAGCGTCCActtcctgctgctgctcttcCTGGAGGTGCCCCTGCTCCTGACCATGCTCAGTGCTGTCCTCTGGGTGAACAGACCTCAGAGAAGCTCCTGGGGGACGCAGAGTCAGCTGGGTCATGAGAACCAGTAA
- the LOC103546555 gene encoding CMRF35-like molecule 5 isoform X6: MRGPERGSLTVRCRYGPGWKTHRKWWCRGVDWARCKILVITTGSEQEVERDRVSIRDDQRNLTFTVTMEELRRDDEDTYWCGIERTGADPGFQVKVTIDPAPTTASTTTAMSTAPVTPEETRVSPTVTSHHSESRSLLSSVHFLLLLFLEVPLLLTMLSAVLWVNRPQRSSWGTQSQLGHENQ, from the exons ATGAGAGGTCCAGAGCGGGGCTCGTTGACTGTGCGGTGTCGCTATGGCCCAGGATGGAAGACCCACAGGAAGTGGTGGTGTCGAGGAGTTGATTGGGCTAGGTGCAAGATCCTTGTTATAACCACTGGATCAGAGCAGGAGGTGGAGCGGGACCGTGTGTCCATCAGGGACGATCAGAGAAACCTCACGTTCACCGTGACCATGGAGGAGCTCAGGCGAGACGATGAAGACACTTACTGGTGTGGGATTGAGAGAACtggagctgacccgggattccaAGTTAAAGTGACCATTGACCCAG CGCCAACTACAGCGTCGACCACCACCGCCATGTCCACAGCACCAGTCACCCCAGAAGAGACCCGAGTCTCCCCAACTGTGACCAGCCACCACTCCGAGAGCAG GTCCCTGCTCAGCAGCGTCCActtcctgctgctgctcttcCTGGAGGTGCCCCTGCTCCTGACCATGCTCAGTGCTGTCCTCTGGGTGAACAGACCTCAGAGAAGCTCCTGGGGGACGCAGAGTCAGCTGGGTCATGAGAACCAGTAA